The Microcoleus sp. AS-A8 genome includes a window with the following:
- a CDS encoding pentapeptide repeat-containing protein encodes MNLRTVIIVLTLLAAATLPIAVRLSVAENMTQPLRIKPLENLQKAVQPLKAKKIDVALILKTKRCVGCDLREINLSGLDLSGADLRNTDLSRANLKNTKLKDAKMSGARLNQANLTYADLDGADFQESDFKGADLSNAQLLNTNLAKANLSMATLNRTELRDADLTGAKLESANLSNATLVGAHMTGANLTGANFNNAVLRYADLTKAILIKTNLKGADLSLAIMPDGTTVYGTTEY; translated from the coding sequence ATGAACTTAAGAACCGTTATTATCGTCTTAACGCTATTAGCTGCTGCCACACTGCCGATTGCAGTACGTTTATCCGTTGCTGAAAATATGACGCAACCGCTAAGAATTAAGCCTCTGGAAAATCTTCAAAAAGCTGTTCAACCGCTAAAAGCTAAAAAAATAGATGTTGCACTGATTTTGAAAACCAAGAGATGTGTTGGGTGTGACCTCCGTGAAATTAATCTGAGTGGTCTAGACTTGAGTGGTGCTGACTTGAGAAATACTGATCTCTCCCGTGCCAATCTCAAGAATACTAAGCTCAAAGATGCCAAAATGAGCGGTGCGCGTCTCAATCAAGCTAACTTAACTTATGCCGACTTGGATGGAGCTGACTTTCAAGAGAGTGACTTTAAAGGTGCTGATCTCAGTAACGCTCAACTCTTAAATACCAACTTGGCTAAGGCAAATTTAAGTATGGCTACCCTGAATCGTACCGAGCTTCGAGATGCCGATCTAACCGGTGCTAAGTTAGAGAGTGCCAACTTGAGTAATGCTACGCTGGTCGGAGCACATATGACGGGAGCCAACCTAACAGGAGCTAATTTTAATAATGCTGTCTTGCGTTACGCTGATTTAACCAAGGCGATTCTGATCAAGACTAATCTAAAGGGTGCTGACTTAAGTCTGGCTATCATGCCGGATGGAACAACGGTGTACGGAACAACTGAGTACTGA